A region of the Candidatus Finniella inopinata genome:
AGAACAAATCTTTAATGCCCAGGGGCAACCCTTCCAAAGCGCCGCCTTGACCTTCACTAAGGCGCTGATCTGAAAGTTTAGCCTGTTCTAAGGCTTGTTCAGGGGTTTCTGTAATATAGGCGTTCAAAGAGCGTTTATCTTCCATGCGCTTCAAGAAAGCAGATGTGAGATCAACGGCACTAAAGTCTTTTTTTGCCAAACCTTTGCGGGCTTCGGTAAGGGTCAACGTTGTTAAATTTGTCATAAAAGTCCAGGGTTTTTATGTTAATTGAATCAAGTTTTTGTCGCACCATCGAGGGCGGGGGTCCAGTTATTTTGTCTAGATTCCCGCCTTCGCGGGAATGAAATCTGGAGAGTTAAAACGACTTGGAAAAACAGTTTCTATCAAAAAGGGATGTCATCATCCAAACCGCCAAAGGAACCAGCCGAATGTGCACCTTGACTTTCGCCAGAAGACGGGCTGCTGTAGCCTCCTCCCCCCGACTCATGATCACTTGAACGACTATCCAACAGAGTCAACTCACCTTTGAAACGTGATATTAAAATTTCAGTGGTGTAGCGTTCTTGCCCATTTTGATCAGTCCATTTACGCGTTTGAAGCTGGCCTTCAATATAAACCTTAGAACCCTTTTTAAGGTATTTCTCAGCGATCTCAGAAAGTTTCTCGTTCATAATAGAAACCCGGTGCCATTCTGTTTTATCTTTGCGTTCGCCCGTTGTTTTATCGCGCCAAGACTCGCCGGTCGCCACTGAAAAGCTGGCTATTTTCATACCATCTTGGGTATGCCGGATTTCAGGATCTTTCCCTAAATTACCAACTATAATGACTTTATTAACAGAACCTGCCACTGCAAACTCCTTGTTGTTTTTATTAAAATAAATCTACCTCTTTATGCCATGTTTTCGCTAAGATACCTAGTAAAGTTTAAAAGCCGGTTTTCACAAAATGCTAAAATTAACTGAAAATGCTATTAAGCGTCTTAATCACCTGATTGCCAGCAAACCATGCGACCAAACGACACACCTTAGGGTCAGTGTTTCGGGCGGCGGGTGCTCAGGTTTTCAGTACCACTTTTCACTGGATACGGCAGTTCATGCCGATGATCAAATTTTCCCAACCGAGGGTTCCACGGTCGTCGTCGATAACGCCTCTTTAAACCTTATAGAAGGCAGTATTATCGATTATGTAGAGGATCTATCCTCCGCCAGTTTTGTGATGAAAAACCCTAACGCTGTTTCTGGTTGCGGTTGTGGTAATTCTTTTTCAATATAGAAGGGCACTGAACTCTTGAAAATCGTTACCTGGAACGTTAACTCCATTCGCGTACGTCTACCGAATGTCACAAGATGGCTGAACAACCATCAACCCGATGTTGTGTTGCTGCAAGAACTTAAATGCTTAAATGAAGCATTTCCAAGACAAGAACTAGAGGACTTGGGCTATAACGTGGCCGTTCATGGTCAAAAAACCTACAATGGCGTTGCGATTTTATCCAAATCACCGATCGAAGACATCACGTATGGCCTTCCCAATTTTTCAGAGGACTTACAGGCCCGTTATATCGAAGCAGTAGTTGGCAAAGTCAGAGTCGCCTCGGTCTACATACCAAACGGTCAAGAAGTTGGCAGTCCTGCCTATGTCTATAAAATGGCCTTTTTAGGTAAACTTCACAGTCACCTTCAGCACCTTCTGACCTATGACGAGGCATGCGTTATAGGGGGTGATTATAATATTGCCCCAACCGACCAAGACGTTTATGATGCCGGTGTTTGGGCAGATAAGGTATTGTGTTCAAAACCAGAACGAAAAGCATTTCAGGCATTGTGCCATTTGGGGTACCAAGATGCGGTCCGACTGCGTCACCCTGGTGTGGGGCCTTTTACTTGGTGGGATTATCGAGCGGGAGCCTTTCTTGCTAACAAAGGGTTGCGAATCGACCATTTATTGTTATCACCTCTGGCTACTGATCGTCTTCAAGATTGTGGGGTCGATGCAGCCCCAAGAGCCGATGAAAAAGCATCTGACCACGCGCCTGTTTGGTGCACTTTAAACGTATAAAAAGGAAAAACAAAGAATGTCTTTAACTCAAAAGGATATCAAAAAAATCGCAGAACTGGCACGGATTAAAATTGACGAAACCGAAATTGACAACATTGCCCAGCAATTAAGCGGCATTATGGATTGGATCGATCAACTTAGAAACGTTGATACCAGCAGCGTTGATAATATCCCTCACCCCTCTTCTTATATGCAAGAAAGAGAAGACGTGGTAACAGAAACGAATCAGGTAGAGGCCATTTTGGCCAATGCCCCTGTTTCAAAACATCAAATGTTTGTAGTACCTAAAATGGTTGAATAAAGGGGAATTTTAAGCATGGAGTTACGCCAAGAATGCCGTTATTTGTCTTCCACCGCCTATGATAGCCTTTGTCATGATATGGGCTTGATCGGTGGTGTTGTTGAATTACCTTTCGGAAAAGTGATCGTCCGTCTTTTGGGAAATGCCATTTGTGGACTGGGATTCGTAAACAGCTCATGCTTGAAAGCTTTTCTACCCCATAAAATTTTTGATAAACCGTACCAGCCGAATGATGTCCGATGCCAAAACGTCGTCCGCAACGTTTTTGATAAAAAACCTGTGTCTTTGATCCTTAGCGGCACGACTTTTCAGCATCAGGTTTGGCATCAACTGCAGGAAATCCCATCTGGTGAGGTTATCAGCTATCAAGCCTTAGCAGAACGGATGGGTGATGTGAAAAAAACAAGGGCTGTCGCCTCAGCTGTGGCCCGAAACCCTATTGCCTGGCTGATCCCCTGTCATCGTGTTTTGCCAAAAAAAAGGGGAATTGGTGAATATCATTGGGGGCCGGAAATTAAAGCAAATCTTTTAAGATGGGAAAAAGGGGACTGGAATGATGCCTAAACCACAACAAAAACCAATATGTCCGAATTTTGGATCGGGCCCAACTGCCAAGCCCCCCAGCTGGCAACTTGATCATCTGCAATCAGCCCTGGTTGGTCGGTCTCATCGATCGCTTGAGGGCAAAGCGAAACTAGCCCAGTTGATTGAAAAAACGCGCAGCATCCTGAAGGTTCCCGAGGGCTATCGTATTGGCATTATGCCGGGCTCGGCAACAGGCGCCATAGAATGCGCGTTATGGTCGTGTCTTGGGTTATATGGTGTTGATGTCATGGCCTTTGACGTGTTTGGTAAGTTGTGGGTTACCGACGTCATAGAACAGCTGAAATTGACCGATGTCAATGTCATGCAGGCTGATTATGGCCAACTGCCGCCTTTGGTCCACAACCCGGATCGTGATTTGGTTTTTACGTGGAATGGAACAACCTCAGGGACTTGCGTTCCCAATGCCGATTGGATTCATGATGACCGAAAAGGCTTAACCATTTGCGATGCCACATCGGCAGCATTTTGTTTTGATTTACCGTGGTCAAAATTAGATATCACCGCCTATGCCTGGCAAAAAGGCCTGGGGAGCGAGGCCGCCCATGGCATGCTGATATTAAGCCCACAGGCAGTGGACCGATTGCAAACCTATCGACCCCCATGGCCCCTGCCCCGCCTGTTTCGTTTAACGAATCAAGGAAATCTTACAGAGGGCATCTTTCGGGGCGAAACAATCAATACGCCATCTATGTTATGTGCTGAAGACTGTTTGTTGTCCCTGGACTGGGCACAGCAGATCGGGGGTATGGAAGGGTTGGTGAATCGTTGCCAAGCTAACTTCGGCGTTCTAAAAGAATGGGTGAACAAGACCAGCTGGGTTGACTTTATGGCACATGACCCATCTATAACCTCGCCCATTTCAGTGTGTCTGACGCTTCCTTTATTAAAAGATCACCCTATAGTTGCTCAACGTGAATTCTTAAAATCGTTCGGGGCCTTATTAAGGAACGAACAAGCGGCCTTTGAGATCGTCAACCATATCCATGCCCCGCCGTCGCTTCGCATCTGGTGTGGGCCTACGGTCGAATCAGAAAATATAGAACTATTGTTGCCCTGGTTGGAATGGAGTTACCAAGAAACCTTAATAGAATTTGGTAAGCTTTAACGTATTTTTAACCTAAATAAAATTACCCTTATATCATAAGGCACTTATTTTTTTAGGGTAGACATGCAAGTTTTTTTGATTATTGTCACACTTCTCAGTGTGCTTTTTGCTGGAGAGATGAAGGCCTCAGAATCAGCAGAATCGCTTGAATCACAAGTGGCGAATACAACGCCCTCTGAGTCAATACCGTTTAAAGACCAACCCTACGAAAGATTCGTAAGTTTGGGCGACAGGTGCCATGTGGCGCATAACATTAATTATTATTTGGCAGCAAAGTCAGATAACCCTATTGTATCCAGCGCTTCACAGCAGAATATAGCTGAGGGCAAGATTGCCAATGCACTTATAGAGGATCTGGGTAAAAGAAAGCCCTATTTTTGGGGCGGCTTTCCTTTTGATTGGGTCCGTATAGAAGATTATGCCGGATTGATTCGACTTATTGAACGTGATTTTTCTCAATTTTTTGACAAAGGCAATATCGTTGGGTACTGGGAGGAACCTAACCTAGCAACGAAACAAACCCTCTATGATAAATTAAACTGCATCACGCGAAGAAATTTCCTAGAAAGCATTGTTTTGAAGAGAAATGATCAACAAGACTTTAGCTATCGTGGATTCGCTGAGGAATATAATAGAACACAAGTTACAGACTTTTTAGAAGCACCTTGGAAGGAAGAATATGAAAGATGTCACCAAAAAATAGGTTATATGATTGATAAATTTAGAAACTTAAAAAGTTATAAAACACTCTATATTATCAACTACCAATTACCTGACCACCAACTAAAAGAGCTCAGTAAAGCTTTGGCAAAAAGCAGAATGAACCTGAATTTCACAATTATTGTATGTCATCATGAGGTCGAAAATCGGAAAATTGATGATAACATCGTTCTTCGAAAAACAGCTTGTCTACATTGGGTCAATAACTGGTATTGGGACACGTCGATTTTAGACGAATTCAAACTTGATCCCAAGATCCTTGAGGGGCTTAGAGAATCATACAAGTCTGACAAAACTCAGTAATTTTTGGATCAATGTCAGTTCGTGGGCAACTTTTCCAAAAGTTTTTCTATGGATTTTGGTTTAGGCCAAGTTTGGACAACTTTACCGTTCACCAAAAAGGCCGGTACGTAATCCAACGATTTACCAAAATCCAAGGTTGCCTGTAAGTGGTTCGCCGTTAAGGCATCCTCTAGCGTGGAATCTTCCAGATCTGCTTGCTCTATTTCCTGAAAGCTGAAGCCATTACGCAGGGCAAAAAGTTTTACGAAAGCCCCTTCTATATTCGTTTGAACGTCAAGGTCCTCCGCCAATTTATCAACGTCCATTTTTAACTGTTCAGCGGTTTTTTCCAACGCCTCTTTTAGAAGCTGTCTGCGTTTCTTGGTGGATTCTTCCAAAACGGGATCCAACCATTCATCTTGGTGAGTCAGGAAAAATTGCATAAGCTTGATAACGTTTTGGTTTCCGCGCCGCCAGATCAATCTGGCAACGGTATAATCTAAGCGATGAAAAGGCAAAAGGCGGAATGTAAATCTGACATGCCCCATTTCAATAAAGTTTTTTTCAATTTCGGGAAAAAAGTTTTTTTCATAATCGGCGCAGTGGTTGCAGGTGGGTGAAAAGTACATAATAATATGGACCGGCGCGTCTAGACTTCCCAATACAACCTCAGCCAATGCCTTATCTGCTGAAGAAGTTGGTGGAACGTCAAAAACGCGTTCCGCAATCGCCAGATTAGGAACCACTATCGCCAAAACGGCTAAAGCACACAATCTCGAAAAACGCATTATTCTTCTTTTAAAAAAGCTTTCTCTACCTATTAGTATTCATCAAGTTTTCAAAAATCACCAGTATTTTTAAAAAGGCTGAATGACTTTTCATAATCCGCTTTCGTGGACAGGTGAGAGACCAAAGTGGTGCGCCAAAGCCTTTTCAAACGAATGCCGCTGATCAAATTGCAAAACAACAGGCAAGGTGAGTACTGCATTCTTGTAAGGTTCTGGTATCCTAAATTGGTCTTTTTCTGTTGTGATCAAGGGCGCATCATGCAACTGTGCAAGACGTTCAAGTTTTTGCATATCAATAATGGTGTAAGGGTGATGGTCAGCAAAATCGACGAAATCTTTAATAACAAAATCTTGCTCCTCTAAGGTATAGCGGAACTTTTCTGGATACCCTATACCCGCGAAGGCGACTACAGGCTGTGGCTTTAAAGAGGAGGTCGCTGTTAATCTGGCTGTATATTGGAATGAAAACGAGCTAAGGCCTTTAGGCTTTTTGAAATTTTCCTTATCACCCACAAATAAAACCGCTTGTGCTCTCTTTAAGCCTTTTTGAAGCGGTTCTCTTAATGGGCCGGCAGGAAAGACCAAATTGTTTCCCAAACCCTGGATACAATCAATCACGATCAAACTGTAATCTTTGATAAGCCTGGAATTTTGAAGTCCATCATCCATCACCAAGATGGTGGCTCCAGCTGCAATAGCGGCCTTTGCAGCTGCAACGCGGCTAACCCCCGTCCATGTGGGCGCATGGGCTGACAGAAGCAGTGGTTCATCGCCAACCTGAAGGTAAGTGTGTTTAGAGGCGTCAACGCGCGCAACGTCACGAAAATATCCACCATACCCGCGGCTTAGAATATGGGGCTGGTGGCCCATTTCTTTTAGTATTTTAACAATCGCAATAACTGTGGGAGTTTTACCAGCCCCCCCCATAACCAGATTGCCCACACAAATAACAGGCACAGAAACCTTGTACGGTTTACGGTGTGATTCCTTCCAACAGGATAGACGATAATAAATCCAAGATAATGGTTTTAGAAGGTGACTAATAAATGAATCACGATGCCAAAACTGAGGGGCTTTAAACAACGTTATGACTTCCTTAAAATTCACCTTGTCTAAGTTCTAACCTATATCGTCTGGGATTTAAAGACATACATCAAACACGAAAGGCAATTATAACCCAATGCCGTTTGATACACTCGATGGTGACAAGAGTAACCCCCCAAGAGATTTCACCATAGGGAAAATTTCAGGAGTCTGAGCTTCCCAAACTTTTATAAATTACGGTCACAATATTCACATCCTCATCAAACCACTGCTAGTGGGTCCTTGAGGAATGTTTGTTCAAAGATTGCGCGCCATCTTTGAAACGATCTTGTACAAGACTATAAACATCCTTATGGGACTTTAGAACGATGTCGGAAATATTCGAATGATGATCAACTGCTTTGAAAAGGCTTTG
Encoded here:
- the lpxK gene encoding tetraacyldisaccharide 4'-kinase → MFKAPQFWHRDSFISHLLKPLSWIYYRLSCWKESHRKPYKVSVPVICVGNLVMGGAGKTPTVIAIVKILKEMGHQPHILSRGYGGYFRDVARVDASKHTYLQVGDEPLLLSAHAPTWTGVSRVAAAKAAIAAGATILVMDDGLQNSRLIKDYSLIVIDCIQGLGNNLVFPAGPLREPLQKGLKRAQAVLFVGDKENFKKPKGLSSFSFQYTARLTATSSLKPQPVVAFAGIGYPEKFRYTLEEQDFVIKDFVDFADHHPYTIIDMQKLERLAQLHDAPLITTEKDQFRIPEPYKNAVLTLPVVLQFDQRHSFEKALAHHFGLSPVHESGL
- the gatC gene encoding Asp-tRNA(Asn)/Glu-tRNA(Gln) amidotransferase subunit GatC, which codes for MSLTQKDIKKIAELARIKIDETEIDNIAQQLSGIMDWIDQLRNVDTSSVDNIPHPSSYMQEREDVVTETNQVEAILANAPVSKHQMFVVPKMVE
- a CDS encoding methylated-DNA--[protein]-cysteine S-methyltransferase; the protein is MELRQECRYLSSTAYDSLCHDMGLIGGVVELPFGKVIVRLLGNAICGLGFVNSSCLKAFLPHKIFDKPYQPNDVRCQNVVRNVFDKKPVSLILSGTTFQHQVWHQLQEIPSGEVISYQALAERMGDVKKTRAVASAVARNPIAWLIPCHRVLPKKRGIGEYHWGPEIKANLLRWEKGDWNDA
- the erpA gene encoding iron-sulfur cluster insertion protein ErpA, encoding MLKLTENAIKRLNHLIASKPCDQTTHLRVSVSGGGCSGFQYHFSLDTAVHADDQIFPTEGSTVVVDNASLNLIEGSIIDYVEDLSSASFVMKNPNAVSGCGCGNSFSI
- a CDS encoding phosphoserine transaminase — translated: MMPKPQQKPICPNFGSGPTAKPPSWQLDHLQSALVGRSHRSLEGKAKLAQLIEKTRSILKVPEGYRIGIMPGSATGAIECALWSCLGLYGVDVMAFDVFGKLWVTDVIEQLKLTDVNVMQADYGQLPPLVHNPDRDLVFTWNGTTSGTCVPNADWIHDDRKGLTICDATSAAFCFDLPWSKLDITAYAWQKGLGSEAAHGMLILSPQAVDRLQTYRPPWPLPRLFRLTNQGNLTEGIFRGETINTPSMLCAEDCLLSLDWAQQIGGMEGLVNRCQANFGVLKEWVNKTSWVDFMAHDPSITSPISVCLTLPLLKDHPIVAQREFLKSFGALLRNEQAAFEIVNHIHAPPSLRIWCGPTVESENIELLLPWLEWSYQETLIEFGKL
- the ssb gene encoding single-stranded DNA-binding protein: MAGSVNKVIIVGNLGKDPEIRHTQDGMKIASFSVATGESWRDKTTGERKDKTEWHRVSIMNEKLSEIAEKYLKKGSKVYIEGQLQTRKWTDQNGQERYTTEILISRFKGELTLLDSRSSDHESGGGGYSSPSSGESQGAHSAGSFGGLDDDIPF
- the xth gene encoding exodeoxyribonuclease III, whose product is MKIVTWNVNSIRVRLPNVTRWLNNHQPDVVLLQELKCLNEAFPRQELEDLGYNVAVHGQKTYNGVAILSKSPIEDITYGLPNFSEDLQARYIEAVVGKVRVASVYIPNGQEVGSPAYVYKMAFLGKLHSHLQHLLTYDEACVIGGDYNIAPTDQDVYDAGVWADKVLCSKPERKAFQALCHLGYQDAVRLRHPGVGPFTWWDYRAGAFLANKGLRIDHLLLSPLATDRLQDCGVDAAPRADEKASDHAPVWCTLNV
- a CDS encoding DsbA family protein, which encodes MRFSRLCALAVLAIVVPNLAIAERVFDVPPTSSADKALAEVVLGSLDAPVHIIMYFSPTCNHCADYEKNFFPEIEKNFIEMGHVRFTFRLLPFHRLDYTVARLIWRRGNQNVIKLMQFFLTHQDEWLDPVLEESTKKRRQLLKEALEKTAEQLKMDVDKLAEDLDVQTNIEGAFVKLFALRNGFSFQEIEQADLEDSTLEDALTANHLQATLDFGKSLDYVPAFLVNGKVVQTWPKPKSIEKLLEKLPTN